Proteins co-encoded in one Chionomys nivalis chromosome 6, mChiNiv1.1, whole genome shotgun sequence genomic window:
- the LOC130876120 gene encoding histone-lysine N-methyltransferase, H3 lysine-79 specific-like isoform X1, translating into MGEKLELRLKSPVGAEPAVYPWPLPVYDKHHDAAHEIIETIRWVCEEIPDLKLAMENYVLIDYDTKSFESMQRLCDKYNRAIDSIHQLWKGTTQPMKLNTRPSNGLLRHILQQVYNHSVTDPEKLNNYEPFSPEVYGETSFDLVAQMIDEIKMTEDDLFVDLGSGVGQVVLQVAAATNCKHHYGVEKADIPAKYAETMDREFRKWMKWYGKKHAEYTLERGDFLSEEWRERIANTSVIFVNNFAFGPEVDHQLKERFANMKEGGRIVSSKPFAPLNFRINSRNLSDIGTIMRVVELSPLKGSVSWTGKPVSYYLHTIDRTILENYFSSLKNPKLREEQEAARRRQQRENKSNATTPTKVPESKAAATEAPADSGAEEEKSGVATVKKPSPSKARKKKLNKKGRKMAGRKRGRPKKMSAANAERKSKKSQSALDLLHSSPPAPPSASPQDAYRAPHSPFYQLPPSTQLHSPNPLLVAPTPPALQKLLESFKIQYLQFLAYTKTPQYKANLQQLLDQEKEKNTQLLDTAQQLFGHCQAQKEEIHRLFQQKLDELGVKALTYNDLIQAQKEISAHNQQLREQSEQLEKDNSDLRSQSLQLLRARCEELRLDWSTLSLENLRKEKQALRSQISEKQRHCLELQISIVELEKSQRQQELLQLKSCVPPDDALSLHLRGKGALGRELEADAGRLRLELDCAKISLPHLSSMSPELSMNGHAAGYELCSTASRPSSKQNTPQYLASPLDQEVVPCTPSHSGRPRLEKLSGLTLPDYTRLSPAKIVLRRHLSQDHTGVSKPAAGELHPRAEHAKESTLPYQSPSLSNSMKLSPQDPLPASPATSPLTSEKGSEKGVKERAYSSHGETITSLPVSIPLSTVQPNKLPVSIPLASVVLPSRAERARSTPSPGPQPRDSSTLEKQIGASAHGPGGSAAGSRSLTLAPTGFYTGSVAISGALANSPAPMASGMETAVFDESSGPGSLFATMGSRSTPPQHPPLLPQPRNSGPASPAHQLSASPRLSVTAQGPLPDTSKGELPSDPAVSDPENEAKRRIVFSIAASSSSKQSPSTRHSPLTSGTRGDSVQSHGQDSRKRSRRKRASAGTLSLSTGVSPKRRALPTVAGLFTQSSGSPLNLNSMVSNINQPLEITAISSPESSLKSSPTPYQDHDQPPVLRKERPLGPTNGAHYSPLTSDEEPGSEDEPSSTRIERKIATISLESKSPPKTLENGGGLVGRKPAPSSEPVNSSKWKSTFSPISDLSLAKAVDSPLQAGSALSHSPLFSFRPVLDEPAAEAKLPTHPRKSFAGSLTAAEGPSPGANPPNGLAFSGGLAADLGLHSFNDGASLSHKGPEVASLSFPSQRGKDSTTETNPFLSRRQPEGLGGLKGEGNAGKESGEALPLCGSADKVALPHGSRAGKGRDRELDFKGGHNLFISAAAVPPGGLLGGPGLVTVASSAGSTTPAAQAARPFLSTFTPGPQFTLGPMSLQANLGSVAGSSVLQSLFSTVPAAAGLVHVSSAAPRLTNSHTMGSFSSGVTGGTVGGRQGREDVLSQVSHQLLGRFLPSPLEDTMGVCPCVLPGRLHGVTEGDCLAL; encoded by the exons ttttgaaAGCATGCAGAGGCTGTGTGACAAGTACAACCGAGCCATCGACAGCATCCACCAGCTG TGGAAGGGCACCACGCAACCCATGAAGCTAAATACTCGACCTTCCAATGGGCTCCTGCGGCACATCCTGCAGCAGGTGTACAACCACTCTGTGACTGACCCTGAGAAGCTCAACAACTACGAGCCCTTTTCCCCTGAGGTGTATGGGGAGACCTCCTTTGACCTGGTCGCCCAGATGATCGACGAGATCAAGATGACCGAGGATGACCTGTTTGTAGACCTGGGCAGTG GTGTGGGGCAGGTTGTCCTTCAGGTTGCTGCGGCCACCAACTGCAAACATCACTACGGAGTGGAGAAAGCGGACATCCCAGCCAAGTACGCGGAG ACCATGGACCGAGAGTTCAGGAAGTGGATGAAATGGTATGGAAAAAAGCATGCAGAATACACA ctGGAACGAGGTGACTTCCTCTCAGAGGAGTGGAGGGAACGGATCGCCAACACGAG TGTTATATTTGTGAATAACTTTGCCTTTGGTCCTGAGGTGGATCACCAGCTGAAGGAGCGATTCGCAAACATGAAGGAAG GCGGCAGAATCGTCTCCTCAAAGCCCTTTGCCCCTCTGAACTTCAGGATCAACAGCAGGAACTTGAGTG acaTCGGCACCATTATGCGTGTGGTGGAATTGTCACCCCTGAAGGGCTCCGTGTCATGGACTGGGAAGCCCGTCTCCTACTACCTGCACACTATTGACCGCACCATA cttgaaaattatttttctagtctGAAAAATCCAAAACTCAGG gaggagcaggaagcagcTCGGCGCCGGCAGCAGCGAGAGAACAAGAGTAATGCAACTACCCCCACCAAGGTCCCAGAGAGCAAGGCAGCTGCCACGGAGGCCCCCGCG GACTCTGGTGCTGAGGAAGAAAAGTCAGGTGTGGCCACTGTCAAAAAGCCATCTCCCTCCAAAGCCCGGAAGAAGAAACTGAATAAAAAAGGGAGGAAAATGGCTGGCCGGAAGCGTGGACGGCCCAAGAAAATGAGTGCTGCAAACGCTGAGCGAAAGTCCAAGAAGAGCCAAAGTGCACTGGACCTCCTGCACTCCTCTCCCCCAGCCCCGCCCTCAGCCTCACCCCAGG ATGCGTATAGGGCACCTCATAGCCCATTCTACCAGCTACCTCCGAGCACGCAGCTCCACTCCCCCAATCCGTTGCTGGTGGCACCCACCCCTCCTGCATTACAGAAACTTTTAG AGTCCTTCAAGATCCAGTACCTGCAGTTCCTGGCTTACACAAAGACCCCACAGTACAAGGCCAACCTGCAGCAGCTTCTGGACCAAGAGAAG GAGAAGAACACACAGCTGCTGGACACCGCACAGCAGCTCTTCGGTCATTGCCAAGCCCAAAAGGAGGAGATCCACAGACTGTTCCAGCAGAAACTGGATGAG TTGGGCGTGAAGGCGCTGACCTACAATGACCTGATTCAGGCCCAGAAGGAGATCTCTGCCCACAACCAGCAGCTgcgggagcagtcagagcagcTGGAGAAGGACAACAGTGACCTGCGGAGCCAGAGCCttcagctg CTCAGAGCCCGGTGTGAGGAGCTGAGGCTGGACTGGTCCACACTGTCTCTGGAGAACCTGCGGAAAGAGAAACAGGCCCTGCGGAGCCAGATCTCAGAGAAGCAGCGACACTGCCTGGAGCTGCAG ATCAGCATTGTGGAGCTGGAGAAGAGCCAGCGACAGCAGGAGCTCCTGCAGTTGAAGTCCTGTGTGCCACCAGATGACGCTCTGTCCCTGCATCTGCGTGGCAAGGGTGCCCTGGGCCGCGAGCTGGAGGCCGATGCTGGGCGGTTGCGTCTTGAGCTGGACTGTGCCAAGATCTCCCTGCCACACCTCAGCAGCATGAGCCCCGAGCTCTCCATGAATGGCCATGCCGCTGGCTACGAGCTCTGCAGCACAGCTAGTCGGCCCTCATCCAAGCAGAATACCCCCCAGTACCTGGCCTCCCCCTTGGATCAGGAGGTCGTACCTTGCACCCCCAGCCACAGTGGCAGGCCTCGGCTAGAAAAGTTGTCTGGCCTAACTTTGCCAGACTATACCCGGTTGTCACCTGCCAAGATTGTGTTGAGGCGGCACCTGAGCCAGGACCACACTGGGGTTAGCAAACCAGCTGCCGGTGAGCTACACCCTCG GGCAGAGCATGCCAAGGAGAGCACCCTTCCCTACCAGAGCCCCAGCTTGTCCAACAGCATGAAGCTCAGCCCCCAGGATCCACTGCCTGCCTCCCCCGCAACCTCGCCGCTCACCTCAGAGAAGGGTAGTGAAAAG GGTGTGAAGGAGCGTGCCTACAGCAGCCATGGGGAGACTATCACCAGCCTGCCTGTCAGCATTCCACTCAGCACAGTGCAGCCCAACAAGCTGCCCGTCAGCATCCCACTGGCCAGTGTGGTGCTGCCCAGCCGCGCCGAGAGGGCG AGGAGCACTCCCAGCCCTGGGCCACAGCCTCGAGACTCATCCACACTTGAAAAGCAGATCGGTGCTTCCGCCCATGGTCCAGGGGGCAGTGCAGCAGGGAGCAGGAGCCTCACACTGGCACCCACAG GTTTCTACACTGGTTCAGTGGCCATCAGTGGAGCCCTGGCCAACAGCCCAGCGCCTATGGCATCTGGAATGGAGACTGCTGTTTTTGATGAGTCCTCTGGCCCTGGCAGCCTCTTTGCCACCATGGGATCTCGCAGCACACCACCACAGCATCCGCCTCTGCTACCGCAGCCCCGCAACTCTGGCCCTGCATCTCCTGCCCACCAACTCTCGGCCAGTCCCCGCCTGAGTGTGACTGCCCAAGGTCCGCTGCCGGACACCAGCAAGGGGGAGCTGCCTTCTGACCCTGCCGTCTCAGACCCGGAGAATGAAGCTAAGAGGAGGATTGTGTTCAGCATTGCAGCCAGTTCCAGCTCTAAGCAGTCGCCTTCTACCAGGCATAGCCCCTTGACCTCTGGAACCCGCGGGGACTCTGTACAGAGCCATGGGCAGGACAGTCGTAAACGCAGCAGAAGGAAGCGTGCATCAGCTGGAACCCTCAGCCTCAGCACGGGTGTGTCCCCCAAGCGCCGGGCTCTGCCAACTGTCGCCGGCCTCTTCACACAGTCCTCGGGGTCTCCCCTCAACCTCAACTCCATG GTCAGCAACATCAATCAGCCCCTGGAGATCACAGCCATCTCATCCCCTGAGAGCTCCCTGAAGAGTTCCCCAACCCCCTACCAGGACCACGATCAGCCCCCGGTGCTCAGGAAGGAGCGGCCCCTGGGCCCGACGAATGGGGCCCATTACTCACCACTTACCTCAGATGAGGAGCCAGGCTCTGAGGATGAGCCCAGCAGTACCCG aattgaaagaaaaattgcAACAATCTCCTTAGAAAGCAAATCTCCTCCAAAGACGCTGGAAAATG GTGGTGGTTTGGTGGGAAGGAAGCCTGCACCCTCGAGTGAGCCTGTGAACAGCAGCAAATGGAAGTCCACTTTCTCACCCATCTCCGACCTCAGCTTGGCCAAGGCCGTGGACAGTCCATTGCAGGCTGGCTCtgcactgagccacagccccctGTTCTCTTTCCGGCCAGTTCTGGACGAGCCTGCAGCTGAGGCCAAGCTCCCTACCCACCCAAGGAAAAGCTTTGCCGGCTCTCTGACTGCAGCCGAGGGCCCGAGCCCTGGCGCCAACCCTCCCAACGGCCTGGCCTTCAGTGGGGGCCTTGCTGCAGACCTCGGTTTACACAGCTTCAACGACGGTGCTTCCCTCTCCCACAAGGGCCCTGAAGTGGCCAGCCTGAGCTTCCCATCACAGCGGGGCAAGGATAGTACCACGGAGACTAATCCCTTCCTCAGTAGGCGGCAGCCAGAGGGCCTGGGTGGCCTGAAGGGCGAGGGCAATGCAGGCAAGGAATCAGGCGAGGCCCTGCCCCTGTGTGGATCTGCGGACAAAGTTGCACTGCCTCATGGCAGCAGGGCAGGCAAGGGCCGTGACCGTGAGCTGGACTTCAAGGGTGGCCACAACCTCTTCATCTCTGCTGCAGCCGTGCCTCCGGGTGGCCTCCTCGGTGGCCCTGGTCTAGTGACTGTAGCTTCCTCTGCAGGCAGTACGACACCTGCTGCCCAGGCTGCCCGGCCCTTTCTGAGCACCTTCACCCCTGGGCCCCAGTTCACTCTGGGCCCCATGTCCCtgcaggccaacctgggctctgTGGCCGGCTCCTCTGTGCTGCAGTCCTTGTTCAGCACCGTGCCCGCCGCTGCAGGCTTGGTGCACGTGTCATCTGCTGCGCCCCGACTCACCAACTCGCACACCATGGGCAGCTTCTCCTCCGGGGTGACCGGTGGAACCGTTGGAGGTAGGCAAGGAAGGGAGGACGTCTTGTCCCAAGTTTCTCACCAGCTGCTTGGGAGGTTCCTCCCAAGCCCTCTAGAAGATACAATGGGAGTGTGTCCCTGTGTCCTCCCTGGCCGTCTTCATGGTGTGACTGAAGGAGACTGTCTAGCCTTATAA